In Topomyia yanbarensis strain Yona2022 chromosome 2, ASM3024719v1, whole genome shotgun sequence, one DNA window encodes the following:
- the LOC131681158 gene encoding uncharacterized protein LOC131681158, whose amino-acid sequence MCDRFLKMQKIVSVAALNFPDLDMLTAAELATLASIQDLLWPFYDATVEMSAEKTTTASKVIPLISMINIELSKVEIPDRDICAQSLKKFLTGEMVRRFGEAEYNMLLTMATLLDPRFLKVHFQKALAVSKGISLMEKVIVNELRKEAPESNAAHVSSTAIVTRESNSKRNLWNFHDTLVNQVATAYSTDDYVNVARQEIKAFYSRTVMPRKTNPLAVWNNELRHLFPNLFKLAKIYIPAIATSTPSERLFSLAGRIMDNDGCRLSNEHLSHRIFLASCDSAIWDE is encoded by the exons ATGTGCGATCGTTTCCTGAAGATGCAAAAAATTGTATCTGTGGCAGCCCTTAACTTTCCTGATTTGGACATGTTGACAGCTGCAGAACTGGCAACTTTAGCATCTATACAAGACCTTCTTTGGCCATTTTATGATGCGACAGTCGAAATGTCAGCGGAAAAGACCACGACGGCTAGCAAGGTTATACCATTGATTTCGATGATAAATATA GAACTTTCCAAAGTTGAAATACCTGACCGTGACATCTGTGCACAATCCTTGAAGAAGTTTCTAACAGGAGAAATGGTACGACGATTTGGGGAAGCCGAATACAACATGCTTCTCACAATGGCGACACTATTGGACCCTCGATTTCTAAAGGTTCATTTTCAAAAGGCTTTAGCGGTTTCGAAAGGAATCAGTTTAATGGAAAAAGTAATAGTAAACGAATTAAGAAAAGAAGCTCCCGAGTCCAACGCAGCTCATGTTTCATCAACAGCAATTGTAACCAGAGAATCAAATTCGAAAAGAAATTTATGGAATTTCCACGACACTTTGGTCAATCAGGTTGCCACGGCATACTCGACTGATGACTACGTAAACGTTGCTCGACAGGAAATCAAAGCTTTCTATTCCAGAACAGTTATGCCTCGAAAAACAAACCCCCTTGCCGTGTGGAATAACGAATTGCGACATCTCTTTCCCAATTTGTTTAAATTGGCAAAAATATATATTCCAGCAATCGCGACATCCACGCCATCGGAAAGGTTGTTTTCCTTAGCTGGGAGAATCATGGACAATGACGGATGCCGCCTCTCTAATGAACATTTATCCCATCGAATTTTTCTTGCTAGTTGTGATAGCGCTATTTGGGACGAATAA
- the LOC131681157 gene encoding uncharacterized protein LOC131681157 has product MSKKGDGQGTSPANDALPPGVSCDICKNPDNSRMVACDSCGQWFHFACVSVDSNVQDEEWSCKKCLEAVIQLPAGASTPNTDTGVIPKPGTRLTESNLEEYVQKQLAVMQVGFERLLKAKDDRHLKELRDQRKKYEQVLKDTERRVLERVERQNLISSSGGGLTASSTVNQPAQMVSSGSTGNQNPKLLGSRSTASSTSYHPQQVAGGSTTGAIGSLPLPWTLGTGPTASSTENPLPQINAQEVSQGNEALAHELMLLEEQQALEKKHMEERSRLLQRHAIFGGGAAGGIGLNPQATAFQPIGSGFFGVSSLSQGQISARQAINKELPIFSGNPEEWPLFLASYENSTRICGYSDEENMLRLQRSLKGKAMETVRCRLLHPANLPGVIATLRTLFGRPEVIVHSLVNKIREMPSPKAEKLCTLIDFGVAVQNVCATITASGLDEYMCNVALLQELTERLPPSIRLNWAYHRQGLNRVTLSEFGDWLGKLVEAASIVTMPTLNISKPERRGRKDDNYINVHSESNSSCEVLSLDRPITASKGCLVCLNECSGLDTCGKFLALGVGSRWTVVKEQRLCRKCLRRHYGACHVKTPCGRNGCSFMHNTLLHDDKRYNKRLTPEPAQQSNESSTTQSCNTHSKRAGKVLFRYVPVTIYGKGKQVTTYAFLDDGSSATLMEHGLLRELDLKGTPYPLCLNWTGGHQREEDESVLLTLKISGVNDTREVFDLPEVYTVRDLSLPKQSVSVSQLATKYSYLKGLPLKSYDDVSPRILIGMNNCRLGHALRSVEGGENEPVVSKTRLGWMIYGPCTMESGTTNSCGSSYHSFHICPCVREEERDLNAALKEYYSIESLGISGSQKSLHSKDEERAIKILSTETRLVGNRYETGLLWRYDQVQLPDNKGMAAKRLACLQKRMRREPELAAAMRSKMLEYEEKGYIRRLSAMEKAEKHSNDWYLPIFPVTNPNKPGKLRIVFDAAAKVNGVSLNSFLLTGPDQLVSLLTVLYKFREFRVAVVGDIREMFFQVQMKKLDQRSQMILWSNGNPEDEPEVYAVAVMTFGAACSPSCAHYVKNRNAERFEEQYPRAVECIKYEHYVDDMLMSVETEEEAVKLASEVRSIHSQGGFEIRNWLSNSRSVIDNLHEVSTTEKNMSFCAEMTTEKVLGMWWDTTTDTFTFKLSPKHDEQLLSGIRMPTKREVLRTLMAIYDPMGFIGNFLIYLKILMQEIWRSECGWDDEINGKLAEKWQTWIEALPNVHQVKIPRCYRIITSAKPANNVELHIFCDASENGMAAVAYFRFEEEGKVECAMIGSKTRVAPLKFLSIPRLELQAAVIGARLADCIVKSHRIKIMRRVFWTDSRDVICWLRSDHRRYSQFVAFRVSELLDTTQVDEWRWLPTKMNVADEGTKWQRLPDLRPSSRWFRAQDFLWESEAEWPGHNRDQGSTVEEIRPSVLHHTVTEPLVSFERFSKWKRLLRSMAYAHRFITNLHKRIEGATAELGPLTQEELKLAESTIYRIVQQQAYPDEMRLIRSNSSDASPWKRTLPKSSSLYKLSPAIDELGVLRMRGRINACEWVDEATKNPILLPRRNPVTDLVLAEYHASCRHQNHHTALNQVRLKFSIPRLRSEFDRVRRNCQRCKVRQSKPQPPAMGNLPLARMAAFQRPFSYTGIDYFGPMSVTVGRRVEKRWRVLLTCMTTRGVHIEVAHSLTTDSCILALRNFIARRGSPLEIISDRGTNFIGASRELREAMQKIDMTKLMVEFVSPNTKWTFNPPAAPHFGGCWERLIQSIKKIMNDFDVPRLPSDEILKRRGTSVNAEPLPIRIGRRD; this is encoded by the exons ATGTCAAAGAAAGGTGACGGTCAGGGAACTTCCCCAGCAAACGATGCTCTACCGCCGGGAGTGAGCTGCGACATATGTAAGAATCCGGATAACAGTCGGATGGTAGCGTGTGATTCGTGTGGGCAGTGGTTTCATTTCGCGTGTGTTAGTGTGGATTCAAATGTTCAGGATGAGGAGTGGAGTTGCAAGAAATGCCTTGAGGCGGTGATTCAACTTCCAGCCGGTGCATCTACACCTAATACCGACACTGGAGTGATACCAAAGCCCGGAACCAGGCTAACAGAATCTAATCTGGAGGAGTACGTGCAGAAACAGTTGGCGGTGATGCAGGTGGGCTTTGAACGTTTGTTGAAGGCGAAAGATGATCGGCATCTGAAGGAGCTCAGAGATCAACGGAAGAAATATGAACAGGTGTTGAAAGACACGGAGCGACGTGTGCTAGAGCGTGTGGAAAGGCAAAACTTAATTAGCTCAAGTGGGGGTGGATTAACGGCGAGTTCAACTGTAAATCAACCGGCACAGATGGTGTCCAGTGGATCGACTGGTAATCAAAACCCGAAATTGTTAGGTAGCAGATCAACAGCGAGTTCTACGAGTTATCATCCACAGCAGGTGGCAGGAGGATCAACGACAGGTGCGATCGGAAGTCTGCCGTTGCCATGGACGTTGGGAACCGGACCGACAGCAAGTTCGACGGAAAATCCACTGCCACAAATTAATGCACAAGAGGTGAGTCAGGGCAATGAGGCTCTAGCACATGAGTTGATGTTGCTGGAGGAGCAGCAGGCATTAGAGAAGAAACATATGGAGGAGCGAAGCCGCCTTTTACAACGGCATGCGATATTCGGCGGAGGAGCAGCCGGTGGAATCGGACTGAATCCTCAGGCGACAGCATTCCAACCGATTGGTAGCGGGTTTTTCGGTGTTTCTTCGCTAAGTCAAGGTCAGATTTCAGCGCGTCAAGCTATCAACAAGGAGCTTCCCATATTTTCCGGCAACCCAGAAGAATGGCCGCTTTTTCTAGCAAGCTACGAGAACTCGACCAGGATTTGCGGATATAGCGACGAAGAAAACATGCTTCGACTTCAACGAAGCCTCAAGGGAAAGGCAATGGAAACGGTACGTTGTCGTCTGTTGCATCCTGCCAACTTACCGGGGGTTATAGCGACGCTGAGAACCCTGTTTGGGAGACCGGAAGTCATCGTCCATTCGCTGGTGAATAAGATCCGGGAAATGCCATCGCCGAAAGCTGAAAAACTGTGCACGCTGATCGATTTCGGAGTTGCAGTTCAAAACGTCTGCGCGACCATCACAGCTTCAGGTCTCGACGAGTATATGTGCAACGTGGCGCTACTCCAAGAACTGACGGAGAGATTGCCGCCTTCTATTAGACTGAACTGGGCGTACCATCGGCAGGGACTGAACAGAGTCACTCTTTCGGAATTCGGAGACTGGCTTGGGAAGTTAGTTGAAGCAGCGAGCATAGTCACGATGCCAACCCTCAACATCTCGAAACCAGAGAGACGTGGAAGGAAAGACGACAACTACATCAACGTTCACTCGGAAAGCAACTCTAGTTGCGAAGTTCTCTCGTTAGATCGCCCGATTACTGCATCAAAGGGCTGTCTCGTATGTTTGAACGAATGCAGCGGTCTGGACACGTGTGGCAAGTTTCTCGCCTTGGGCGTCGGGTCCCGTTGGACAGTTGTGAAAGAGCAAAGGTTGTGCAGAAAGTGTCTACGGAGGCATTACGGTGCCTGCCACGTGAAAACACCCTGTGGAAGAAACGGTTGCTCGTTCATGCACAACACATTGTTGCACGACGACAAGCGATATAACAAACGTTTGACTCCCGAACCAGCGCAGCAGTCTAACGAGAGTTCAACAACACAGAGCTGCAACACGCATTCGAAGAGGGCGGGAAAGGTTTTATTTCGGTACGTGCCTGTAACGATCTACGGTAAGGGAAAGCAAGTGACAACCTATGCTTTCCTCGACGATGGGTCGTCGGCGACTTTGATGGAGCACGGCCTACTGAGAGAATTAGATCTTAAAGGAACGCCCTATCCATTGTGCTTGAATTGGACGGGTGGCCACCAGCGGGAAGAAGATGAGTCAGTCTTACTGACGTTAAAGATCTCCGGTGTAAATGACACTCGTGAAGTGTTCGACCTTCCAGAGGTTTATACGGTTAGGGATCTTTCTCTTCCGAAACAGTCGGTCTCAGTCTCGCAGTTGGCAACTAAGTACAGCTATCTCAAAGGTTTGCCATTGAAATCCTACGATGATGTCTCTCCACGGATCCTTATAGGGATGAACAATTGTCGCCTGGGTCACGCCCTGAGAAGTGTCGAAGGTGGTGAGAACGAACCGGTGGTGTCCAAAACCCGCCTTGGATGGATGATATACGGACCTTGCACCATGGAATCTGGTACGAcgaactcctgcggtagcagttATCACAGTTTCCACATCTGTCCCTGTGTTAGGGAAGAAGAAAGGGATCTGAATGCGGCACTTAAGGAATACTACTCAATTGAGTCGTTGGGAATCTCTGGTTCACAAAAATCACTACATTCAAAAGATGAGGAGCGCGCGATTAAAATTCTGTCAACCGAAACACGACTGGTAGGGAATCGCTACGAGACCGGCCTATTGTGGCGCTATGATCAAGTACAGCTACCCGACAACAAGGGAATGGCTGCAAAGCGCCTAGCTTGTCTACAGAAGCGAATGAGACGGGAACCTGAATTAGCTGCGGCGATGCGATCGAAAATGCTTGAGTACGAGGAGAAGGGTTACATTCGGCGACTGTCGGCAATGGAGAAGGCGGAGAAACATTCTAACGACTGGTATCTACCAATCTTCCCAGTAACCAACCCGAACAAACCAGGGAAGCTACGAATCGTATTCGACGCGGCCGCCAAGGTCAACGGCGTCTCACTGAACTCGTTCCTCCTAACGGGACCCGATCAATTGGTGTCACTGCTTACAGTTCTGTATAAGTTTCGCGAGTTTCGCGTCGCCGTAGTGGGAGACATTCGGGAAATGTTCTTCCAAGTACAGATGAAGAAGCTAGACCAACGAAGCCAGATGATTTTGTGGAGCAACGGTAATCCGGAGGATGAACCCGAAGTGTATGCGGTAGCAGTTATGACGTTCGGTGCGGCATGCTCTCCAAGCTGTGCGCACTATGTCAAGAACCGAAACGCTGAAAGATTCGAAGAGCAGTATCCACGAGCGGTAGAGTGCATAAAGTATGAGCATTATGTCGACGACATGTTGATGAGTGTTGAGACTGAGGAGGAAGCTGTAAAACTAGCCAGCGAGGTACGATCTATCCACTCTCAGGGAGGATTCGAGATACGCAATTGGTTATCAAATTCCCGTTCGGTCATCGATAATCTGCACGAGGTCAGTACCACGGAAAAGAACATGAGCTTTTGCGCGGAGATGACGACGGAAAAGGTGCTCGGTATGTGGTGGGACACCACAACAGACACGTTCACGTTCAAATTATCACCGAAGCACGACGAGCAGCTACTTTCCGGAATCAGGATGCCAACAAAACGAGAAGTTCTGAGAACATTGATGGCTATATACGATCCGATGGGGTTCATTGGTAATTTCCTCATCTACTTGAAGATCCTGATGCAGGAAATCTGGCGTTCCGAATGTGGTTGGGATGATGAAATCAACGGAAAGCTGGCCGAAAAGTGGCAGACGTGGATCGAAGCGTTGCCGAACGTCCATCAAGTTAAGATTCCTCGCTGCTACCGAATTATAACATCTGCCAAACCAGCCAACAATGTGGAATTGCATATTTTCTGCGATGCCAGCGAGAATGGGATGGCTGCTGTGGCCTACTTCAGGTTCGAGGAAGAAGGAAAGGTGGAATGTGCGATGATTGGATCTAAAACACGCGTAGCCCCTCTGAAGTTTCTCTCAATCCCTCGACTTGAGCTGCAAGCTGCCGTTATTGGAGCTCGTCTAGCCGACTGTATCGTCAAATCACATCGTATTAAGATCATGCGCCGTGTTTTCTGGACAGACTCCCGTGATGTGATATGCTGGTTACGATCTGACCATCGGCGCTATAGCCAGTTCGTTGCCTTCAGGGTCAGCGAGCTGCTGGATACAACTCAAGTGGATGAGTGGAGATGGTTGCCAACTAAGATGAACGTAGCGGACGAAGGTACGAAGTGGCAAAGGCTGCCAGACTTACGCCCTAGTAGCCGCTGGTTTCGCGCACAGGATTTTCTTTGGGAATCGGAAGCCGAATGGCCTGGTCACAATCGAGATCAAGGATCAACTGTAGAAGAAATTCGACCCAGTGTCCTACATCATACAGTTACCGAGCCGCTAGTGAGTTTCGAGCGCTTCTCCAAATGGAAACGTCTGCTGAGATCGATGGCATATGCCCATCGTTTCATCACGAATCTTCATAAGCGCATCGAAGGGGCCACCGCCGAGCTGGGACCACTAACGCAGGAAGAGCTGAAACTGGCGGAAAGCACAATTTACCGGATTGTTCAACAGCAGGCGTACCCTGACGAAATGCGCTTGATCCGTAGCAATAGCTCAGATGCCAGTCCGTGGAAACGTACCTTGCCAAAAAGCAGCTCGTTGTACAAGCTGAGTCCAGCTATCGATGAACTCGGTGTTCTACGGATGCGAGGGCGTATAAACGCATGCGAATGGGTTGACGAGGCGACCAAAAACCCCATCCTGCTTCCAAGACGGAATCCCGTGACTGATCTGGTGCTCGCTGAGTACCACGCTTCTTGCCGTCATCAGAATCATCACACAGCGCTGAACCAGGTACGATTGAAATTCAGCATCCCTCGTCTTCGTTCAGAGTTCGATCGTGTACGCAGAAACTGTCAGCGTTGTAAAGTCCGACAATCAAAGCCACAACCTCCAGCGATGGGAAACCTCCCGCTTGCCCGTATGGCAGCATTTCAAAGACCGTTCTCGTACACCGGGATTGACTATTTCGGGCCAATGTCGGTAACAGTTGGCAGAAGGGTCGAGAAAAGATGGAGAGTACTACTTACCTGCATGACAACCCGAGGTGTGCACATTGAAGTAGCACATTCGTTAACGACGGATTCTTGTATTCTGGCACTGCGCAATTTCATTGCGAGGAGGGGTTCCCCGCTGGAGATTATAAGCGATCGAGGAACTAACTTCATAGGAGCGTCGCGAGAGCTGCGCGAGGCCATGCAGAAAATCGACATGACGAAACTTATGGTTGAATTCGTCAGTCCTAACACAAAGTGGACGTTCAATCCACCGGCCGCTCCACATTTTGGTGGCTGCTGGGAGCGTTTGATCCAGTCGATTAAAAAGATCATGAACGATTTCGACGTCCCACGCCTGCCATCCGACGAGATTCT AAAACGACGCGGAACTTCCGTTAACGCCGAACCACTTCCTATTAGGATCGGCAGACGGGACTAA